A DNA window from Delphinus delphis chromosome 6, mDelDel1.2, whole genome shotgun sequence contains the following coding sequences:
- the FGF17 gene encoding fibroblast growth factor 17 isoform X1, which translates to MGAARLLPNLTLCLQLLILCCQTQGENHPSPNFNQYVRDQGAMTDQLSRRQIREYQLYSRTSGKHVQVTGRRISATAEDGNKFAKLIVETDTFGSRVRIKGAESEKYICMNKRGKLIGKPSGKSKDCVFTEIVLENNYTAFQNARHEGWFMAFTRQGRPRQASRSRQNQREAHFIKRLYQGQLPFPNHAERQKQFEFVGSAPTRRTKRTRRPQPLT; encoded by the exons ATGGGAGCCGCCCGCCTGCTGCCCAACCTCACGCT GTGCCTGCAGCTGCTGATTCTCTGCTGTCAAACTCAG GGGGAGAATCACCCGTCTCCTAATTTTAACCAGTACGTGAGGGACCAGGGTGCCATGACCGACCAGCTGAGCCGGCGGCAGATCCGCGAGTACCAGCTCTACAGCCGGACCAGCGGCAAGCACGTGCAGGTCACTGGGCGTCGCATCTCCGCCACCGCTGAGGACGGCAACAAGTTTG cCAAGCTCATAGTGGAGACAGACACCTTCGGAAGCCGCGTGCGCATCAAGGGAGCTGAGAGCGAGAAATACATCTGTATGAACAAGAGGGGCAAGCTCATCGGGAAG CCCAGCGGGAAGAGCAAAGACTGCGTGTTCACAGAGATCGTGCTGGAGAACAACTACACAGCCTTCCAGAATGCACGGCACGAGGGCTGGTTCATGGCCTTCACACGGCAGGGCCGGCCCCGCCAGGCCTCCCGCAGCCGCCAGAACCAGCGAGAGGCTCACTTCATCAAGCGCCTCTACCAGGGCCAGCTGCCCTTCCCCAACCATGCCGAGAGGCAGAAGCAGTTCGAGTTTGTGGGCTCAGCCCCCACCCGCCGGACCAAGCGCACTCGGAGGCCACAGCCCCTGACATAG
- the FGF17 gene encoding fibroblast growth factor 17 isoform X2: protein MGAARLLPNLTLCLQLLILCCQTQYVRDQGAMTDQLSRRQIREYQLYSRTSGKHVQVTGRRISATAEDGNKFAKLIVETDTFGSRVRIKGAESEKYICMNKRGKLIGKPSGKSKDCVFTEIVLENNYTAFQNARHEGWFMAFTRQGRPRQASRSRQNQREAHFIKRLYQGQLPFPNHAERQKQFEFVGSAPTRRTKRTRRPQPLT from the exons ATGGGAGCCGCCCGCCTGCTGCCCAACCTCACGCT GTGCCTGCAGCTGCTGATTCTCTGCTGTCAAACTCAG TACGTGAGGGACCAGGGTGCCATGACCGACCAGCTGAGCCGGCGGCAGATCCGCGAGTACCAGCTCTACAGCCGGACCAGCGGCAAGCACGTGCAGGTCACTGGGCGTCGCATCTCCGCCACCGCTGAGGACGGCAACAAGTTTG cCAAGCTCATAGTGGAGACAGACACCTTCGGAAGCCGCGTGCGCATCAAGGGAGCTGAGAGCGAGAAATACATCTGTATGAACAAGAGGGGCAAGCTCATCGGGAAG CCCAGCGGGAAGAGCAAAGACTGCGTGTTCACAGAGATCGTGCTGGAGAACAACTACACAGCCTTCCAGAATGCACGGCACGAGGGCTGGTTCATGGCCTTCACACGGCAGGGCCGGCCCCGCCAGGCCTCCCGCAGCCGCCAGAACCAGCGAGAGGCTCACTTCATCAAGCGCCTCTACCAGGGCCAGCTGCCCTTCCCCAACCATGCCGAGAGGCAGAAGCAGTTCGAGTTTGTGGGCTCAGCCCCCACCCGCCGGACCAAGCGCACTCGGAGGCCACAGCCCCTGACATAG